In Aedes albopictus strain Foshan chromosome 3, AalbF5, whole genome shotgun sequence, the following are encoded in one genomic region:
- the LOC109417077 gene encoding tryptophan--tRNA ligase, mitochondrial: MYRRSLCCAPKILHLTKRHASSQAESPPSWPRKIFSGVQPTGALHIGNYLGAIKRWVDLQDAGEDVTYCIVDLHSITLPQDPQVLRQNSLQMAATLLACGIDPSKATLFLQSGVPQHAELSWILGCMTTMARLTHLPQYKEKSGKLKEVPLGLYIYPVLQAADIMLYKATHVPVGEDQIQHLQMAQSLARAFNNRFGVTFPSCNPIISDDTSCRVKSLRDPTKKMSKSDPDPKACIMLTDAPKAITEKIKKSVTDFTSEVTFEPETRPGVANLITIHSLVSGCTPQQICDATRGLNTGQYKQHVADALVAHLNPIRENIERYMADPEYLAGIIEDGCERAKVIAEKTLVEVKDKVGMNGFSLARTQRLLNEMKGK; the protein is encoded by the exons atgtaTCGAAGATCGTTATGTTGTGCTCCAAAAATACTACATCTGACTAAACGGCATGCCTCCAGCCAGGCAGAG TCCCCACCGTCGTGGCCGCGAAAGATTTTCTCCGGTGTTCAACCGACCGGTGCACTCCACATAGGCAACTACCTCGGGGCCATCAAGCGCTGGGTCGATCTGCAGGATGCCGGCGAAGATGTAACCTACTGCATAGTGGACCTACATTCAATCACTCTGCCGCAGGATCCGCAAGTGCTCCGGCAAAACAGTCTCCAGATGGCCGCCACCCTGCTGGCCTGTGGGATTGACCCTTCCAAAGCGACGCTTTTCCTCCAGTCGGGCGTTCCTCAGCACGCGGAGCTCTCGTGGATTTTGGGCTGCATGACCACGATGGCCAGGCTGACGCACCTGCCACAGTACAAGGAAAAGTCCGGCAAGCTAAAGGAGGTCCCACTGGGATTGTACATCTATCCGGTGCTGCAAGCGGCGGATATAATGTTGTACAAAGCAACACACGTTCCGGTTGGGGAAGATCAGATCCAGCATTTGCAGATGGCACAGTCGTTGGCCAGGGCGTTCAACAATCGGTTCGGGGTGACGTTCCCTTCCTGCAATCCCATAATTTCCG ACGACACCAGTTGCCGAGTGAAATCTCTGCGAGATCCAACGAAAAAAATGTCCAAATCTGACCCTGACCCCAAAGCGTGCATCATGCTGACTGACGCGCCGAAAGCAATCACGGAGAAAATCAAAAAATCCGTTACCGATTTCACGTCCGAGGTGACATTTGAACCGGAGACCCGACCCGGTGTGGCCAACCTGATAACGATCCACTCGCTGGTCAGCGGATGTACGCCACAGCAGATTTGTGATGCAACCAGAGGGCTAAACACCGGCCAGTACAAGCAGCACGTGGCCGATGCCTTGGTGGCGCATTTGAATCCGATCAGAGAGAACATCGAGCGGTATATGGCCGATCCGGAGTATCTGGCGGGGATTATCGAGGATGGTTGCGAAAGGGCGAAGGTTATTGCAGAAAAGACGCTCGTCGAAGTCAAGGACAAAGTGGGGATGAATGGGTTTAGTTTGGCACGAACGCAAAGGTTACTCAACGAAATGAAAGGTAAGTAA
- the LOC109418814 gene encoding BLOC-1-related complex subunit 7, translating to MASASSSSAKNLFSDSKRRLAERVAVNVNNASSVARQIVRGSKSNEILMQAAKNFAYHESTVDNSIQNLKKMEIIFQHLNYQYEAIQQAADKLEYVEEQVNAMER from the coding sequence ATGGCATCCGCGTCCAGTAGCAGCGCCAAGAACCTTTTCAGCGATTCCAAACGTCGCCTGGCGGAACGGGTGGCCGTCAACGTGAACAATGCATCCTCGGTGGCGCGCCAAATCGTCCGTGGTTCCAAATCGAACGAGATTCTCATGCAGGCGGCCAAGAACTTTGCCTACCACGAAAGTACCGTCGACAACAGTATTCAGAACCTGAAGAAAATGGAGATAATCTTCCAGCATCTGAACTACCAGTACGAGGCCATCCAGCAAGCAGCCGACAAGCTGGAGTACGTGGAGGAACAGGTGAATGCCATGGAAAGATGA
- the LOC109418813 gene encoding N-acetyltransferase eco, whose product METPRMMTRSRHVPTPKMSDRKKSLFGAQSSGLVCNAEEDSDLGPMSPLKFSNSPKRGPMKDLNITSFRNILGNASPESDRSLSPDFERRFTHSERYEILPASHDKENQMMDEETRLSFSNSTPRMRNVAESTQLDENNSNSLSMLMNSDLNIVDKKNAIMKTPGLSHGAGQKKEPKPTFRKSSFQEIVLTPSDSGHKSNSFSESTGESRARTSLSFSNIRPISTKSFYSSSTTEVVQKPVTKPSPTYSVVSSGRAPQRRSTSHSRKPRSRSKKRDNSIRLGGINRGVFHKIKRYSAKTKAAKATVKKLSTSQILESTASLFNKSLPTANTPVKFPSVLCKSAPTSPQNPKPLKAQIERIKKILSDSRKNPIEQARPLSFSKSMTDLTGELYDDDDSEDQGTDVENDDGGDDAKSDGGGGGRKFFKSSSNRRIKREYKVVNNVTATVRKGVKLALKSDKPRKRKHPSMFEDEIDLASEQLEVDFLISKLVGSQGEQDAEHIPVKQSTPLKTYSKPEPQPIAPPTVQVEFIDAIQSEISNDEPIPMQSNVIYVDRLSPLMNDVGTSGESSCSSTRDGNCIQPDYQESPTTQIRTMTSSMSISRAVNVSNQLTGGAQSQVESDKLFPIFYKDHQRMVAAQSQSEQDTCHGLFDAVRRKPKRLRISFRGAGSNQYQIDAGQKAYGALQCPECGLLYSVHEPEEELIHENYHNSLHILRFPGWGSEAVIAHVPEWDVSGRVLAVGMTANQNKLHKVQEVLAVVDRELGYVEPCQLVLGSVVYLAVARGTILGICVAQPLQHANRLLTIEGLEGPLDCCTMETYPVKCGISRIWVSPSFRGHGIAQTLLTVLRSHFVFGYQLSYDEIAFSAPTEAGKRLAETVTGRKDFLIYM is encoded by the exons ATGGAAACGCCGCGGATGATGACTCGGTCTCGGCATGTTCCGACGCCGAAAATGTCCGACCGAAAGAAATCCCTGTTCGGGGCACAATCCAGTGGTTTGGTTTGCAACGCAGAGGAGGATTCGGATCTGGGACCGATGAGTCCACTCAAGTTCAGCAACAGTCCCAAAAGAGGCCCGATGAAAG ATCTCAACATCACGTCCTTCCGGAACATTTTGGGCAACGCTTCGCCAGAAAGCGACCGTTCACTGTCGCCCGATTTTGAACGACGTTTCACGCATTCGGAACGGTACGAGATCCTGCCGGCTTCGCACGACAAAGAGAATCAGATGATGGACGAGGAGACGCGTCTGTCTTTTTCCAACAGCACTCCAAGGATGAGAAACGTGGCTGAATCAACCCAGTTGGATGAGAATAATTCCAACAGTTTGTCCATGCTGATGAACTCCGATTTGAATATTGTGGACAAGAAAAATGCGATTATGAAGACACCAGGTCTGAGTCACGGGGCCGGTCAAAAGAAGGAACCTAAACCGACGTTTCGAAAATCGAGTTTCCAGGAAATCGTTCTCACTCCCAGTGACTCGGGGCACAAATCGAATTCGTTCTCGGAATCAACCGGTGAGAGTCGAGCAAGAACTTCCCTTTCGTTCAGTAACATTCGACCTATCTCGACAAAGTCGTTCTATTCTTCTAGCACCACTGAGGTCGTTCAAAAACCGGTCACGAAACCGTCTCCAACCTATTCGGTCGTGTCATCCGGTAGAGCACCTCAAAGGCGCTCAACGAGCCACTCTCGGAAACCGCGTTCAAGGTCCAAAAAGCGAGACAACTCTATCCGTTTGGGAGGCATCAATCGGGGAGTTTTTCATAAAATCAAGAGGTATTCCGCCAAGACAAAAGCGGCCAAAGCAACGGTCAAAAAACTTTCCACGAGTCAAATCCTGGAATCGACGGCTTCACTGTTCAACAAGTCGCTTCCAACGGCGAACACCCCGGTTAAATTTCCGTCGGTTCTGTGCAAATCGGCTCCAACGAGTCCGCAGAACCCCAAACCCCTCAAGGCGCAAATCGAACGGATCAAGAAGATCCTGAGCGATAGCCGGAAGAACCCGATTGAGCAGGCTCGACCTCTATCGTTCTCCAAGTCTATGACGGATCTGACCGGCGAACTGTACGATGATGACGACAGCGAAGACCAAGGAACAGATGTTGAAAATgacgatgggggtgacgatgccaAATCGGATGGCGGTGGAGGAgggagaaaattcttcaaatcCAGTTCAAACCGGAGAATCAAGCGGGAGTACAAAGTGGTCAACAACGTGACAGCCACGGTGCGCAAGGGAGTCAAGCTGGCACTGAAAAGCGACAAACCGAGAAAGCGGAAGCACCCGTCGATGTTTGAGGATG AAATCGATCTCGCTTCCGAACAACTGGAAGTTGACTTTCTCATCAGCAAGCTTGTCGGTTCCCAGGGCGAACAGGATGCGGAACATATCCCTGTCAAACAATCTACCCCTTTGAAAACCTACTCAAAACCGGAACCGCAACCCATAGCACCCCCCACGGTACAGGTTGAGTTCATCGATGCGATACAAAGCGAAATCAGCAACGACGAGCCGATTCCGATGCAATCGAATGTTATCTACGTCGATCGGCTGTCGCCTCTGATGAATGACGTTGGAACTTCCGGGGAAAGTTCATGCAGTAGCACACGCGACGGAAACTGCATTCAGCCGGACTATCAGGAATCTCCCACGACGCAAATACGAACGATGACTTCGTCTATGAGCATTTCTCGAGCTGTTAACG TGTCGAATCAATTGACAGGCGGCGCCCAGTCCCAGGTGGAGTCCGATAAACTTTTTCCGATCTTCTACAAAGACCACCAACGAATGGTTGCAGCGCAATCTCAATCCGAGCAGGACACTTGTCACGGTCTTTTCGATGCCGTTCGCAGGAAACCCAAGCGACTACGTATCTCCTTTAGGGGTGCTGGTTCCAATCAGTACCAGATCGATGCCGGACAGAAGGCATATGGTGCCCTGCAGTGCCCGGAGTGTGGTCTGCTTTACAGTGTCCACGAGCCGGAAGAGGAGCTGATTCACGAGAACTATCACAACTCTTTGCACATTCTTCGGTTTCCTGGGTGGGGCAGCGAGGCGGTGATAGCTCACGTTCCGGAATGGGACGTAAGCGGGCGAGTGTTGGCTGTTGGGATGACTGCCAACCAGAACAAGCTGCACAAGGTGCAGGAAGTGCTGGCGGTGGTCGATCGGGAGCTTGGCTACGTAGAACCTTGCCAGCTGGTGTTGGGTTCGGTCGTTTACCTGGCCGTTGCAAGGGGCACGATACTAGGGATTTGTGTCGCGCAACCACTGCAGCACGCTAACCGTTTGCTTACGATCGAAGGTCTCGAAGGGCCGCTTGATTGCTGTACGATGGAGACCTATCCAGTGAA GTGCGGTATCTCCCGAATATGGGTTTCGCCCAGTTTCCGAGGGCACGGAATTGCCCAAACCTTGCTTACCGTGCTGCGGTCGCACTTTGTGTTCGGTTACCAGCTGAGTTACGACGAGATTGCCTTCAGTGCCCCGACCGAGGCCGGGAAACGACTTGCGGAGACCGTCACAGGGCGAAAGGATTTTCTCATTTACATGTGA